The Oncorhynchus nerka isolate Pitt River unplaced genomic scaffold, Oner_Uvic_2.0 unplaced_scaffold_4___fragment_2___debris, whole genome shotgun sequence DNA segment gaatatgcagacaactacaaatacctaggtgtctggctagactgtaaactctccttccagactcatattaagcatcttcaatccaaaattaaatctagaatcagcctatttcgcaacaaagcctccttcactcatgctgccaaacataccctcataaatctgactatcctaccgatccttgacttcagcaatgtaatttacaaaatagccttcaacactctactcagcaaattggatgcagtctatcacagtgccatccgttttgtcaccaaagccccatatactacccaccactgcaacctgtatgctctcgttagctggtcctcgctacatattcgtcgccaaacccactggctccaggtcatctataagtctttgctaggtaaagctccgcctgatctcagctcactggtcaccatagcaacacccacccgtaccacgcgctccagcaggtatattccaCTGGCCATCCCCAAAgcaaacacctcctttggccaccttttcTTCCAATTCTCTGCAGCCAATTACtagaactaattgcaaaaatcactgaagttggagacttatatctccctcactaactttaagcatcagctgtcagagcagcttaccgatagctgcagctgtacacagcccatccaaccaactacctacctcgtcccatatttgtttttctgctcttttgcacaccagtatttccacttgtacatcctcatctgcacatctatcactccagtgttaactaCTAAATTGTAAGTACTTCGCCACTGtggcctattttattgccttacctccttacttcatttgcacacactgtatacagatttttctattatgttattgactgtacgtttgtttatcccatgtgaactctgtgttgtttttgtcacactgctttgctttatcttcgccaggacgcagttgtaaatgagaacttgttctcaactggcctacctggttaaataagaaGGTGAAATGTAAGAAAATGAAAAACATTCTTAAAAGTTTCAGACACTTGCAAATTGAAGGAACGTTTGCGGGTGCACAGTACACTGTTCGGATGCTGGAATAATTGTTGATGAATGTGAGAAGATATCACTTAAAAAAGCAGGTTTCGTTTGACAAATCAGATGAAAatatcatgactggttgtgttcatggcACATTAAAAGGTCTGTTTTTACAGTTTTATAATAATAACTTTTAACCCATTACAAACTGGCCTCTGCCTGGGGTCGCCAAACCACTAAGTCCTGAGGGGGAAGCAAGCATTGGCTATCTGAATTTACACTTTAAAAGGAGCTCTGCTGCGAGATGCTAAAATACCATCTGAGGAGCACGCACATGCGTTTTCCGATTAGCAGACCAGGCAGCGTCAGCACACATAATCTGCAGCTGGATGCTTCTCCTTCAGTTGGCTGTACAAATGTTCTGCATTTGGAATCTAGGTTAAAGGTTGTCAAGCTGGGGGAACGTCCATTTTGAAATTGAATAAGCAGCTGTAGTTGTGGTTCCGGTGATCAGTCACAGACGGCTGGAATGCGTCATATTCCCGTAGCCTCCAGCATCCGTGACTTTTCTTAGTTAAAATCCTGTTTAGTCTGTCCTAGGAATGTCCTGCTTATAACTATTGGCGGAGAATATTGATTGCTTCCTTCACTGGTTTGTATTTTGTATGCTGGTTCTCTTCCATAATGTAATTAAGACTCAAAatcaagagaatcttgttttgttATGGAGGACCATGTTAAAGAGTATGGTGATTCTTCCTAGAAAGAACTTAAGCATGATAAAGATAAGGCTTGAGGTATTAATCTACTGTACATGTTTATTTGTGGAATGGTAATTACATCCCCTGAGTTATAATTCCTCTCACAATCCCTGCCCAAAATATATTGGACCCATGGGGGACAAACATCCCCAAATAAGAAACCAAATAAATATCGATAATCACCAGCAACACGGGAAAACATCTATAcaggtgaagtcggaagtttacatacactttagccaaatacatttcaactcagtttcacaattcctgacatttaatcctagtaaaaattccatattaggtcagttagaatcatcactttattttaagaatgtgaaatgtcagaataattagtagagagaattatttatttcagcttttattctttcatcacattcccagtgggtcagaaatttacatgaACCAAATTCTAATAGTGTATTGCCGTTAAGTGTATTgccgttaaattgtttaacttgggtcaaacgttttgggtagccttccacaagcttcccacaataagttgggtgaattttggccctgacagagctggtgtaactgaattgggtttgtaggcctccatgctcgcacacactttttcagttctgcccataaatgttctatatgattgaggtcggggctttgtgatggccactccaataccttgactttgttgtccttaagccattttgctacaactttggaagtatgcttggggtcattgtccatttgaaagacccatgttgcttcaatatatccaagtaattttccatcctcatgatgccatctattttgtgaagtgcaccagtccctccagcagcaaagcacccccacaacatgatgctgccacccccgtgcttcacagttgggatggtgttcttcggcttgcaagcctccccctttttcctccaaacataacgatggtcatgatggccaaacagttccatttttgtttcatcagaccagaggacatttctctaaaaagtacaatctttgttcccatgtgcagttgcaaaccgtagtctggctttttgatggaggttttggagcagcggcttcttccttgctgagtggcctttcaggttatgtcaatataagacttgttttactgtggatatagatatttttgtacccgtttcctccagcatcttcacaaggtcctttgctgttgttctgggattgatttgcactttgacAGAATGTGTCTCTTTCCTTAGcggtatttattttacctttatttaactaggcaagtcagtttagaacaaattcttattttcaatgacggcctaggaacggtggggtaactgctttgttcaggggcagaacgacagatttttaccttgtacctccgggatttgatcttgcaacctttcggttaccagtccaacgctctaaccacagtCCTAATGACGGCTGTGTGtaatcccatggtgtttatacttgcatactattgtttgtacaaatgaacgtggtaccttcaggcgtttggaaattgctcccaaggatgaaccaggcttgtggaggtctacaaaaaaaatgtctgaggtcttggctgaattatttagatttttccatgatatcaacgcaaagaggcactgagtttgaaggtaggccttgaaatacatccacaggtacacctccaattgagtcaaatgatgtcaattagcctatcagaagcttctaaagccatgacatcactttctggaattttccaagctgtttaaaggcacagttaacttagtgtatgtaaacttctgagccactggaattgtgatacagtgaattataagtgaaataatctgtctgttagcaattgttagaaaaattacttgtgtcgtgcacaaagaagatgtcctaacagatttgccaaaactatagtttgttaacaagaaatttggggagtggttgaaaaatgagtattaatgactccaacctaagtgtatgtaaacctccgacttcaactgtataaacaTATTTAAAGCCAACTTCTAACACTGACTGAATGACGGTCTGTGGTTCGTGACACAGTCCATCAGTCACATTACCGGTGAAACAACTACTTATATTTGAAATAACCTTTTGACTTGCAGAACCACATTAGTACAGTATGCAGTGGGTCACTTCCTCTGGCTTGTCTCAGACGTCATCAGGCCCAGGCACGACGTGCGGTGCGTGCACCAGCAAAAAGGCAGTAGAAAGCTAGGGGAACCTTCCAGTCTCCAAATGCAGAACTCTGTTCTAGCCCTTTACACCCGTCAATTCCCTTCCCGCCATCTGTAATGAAGCACATGCATATTCTTTCCATATAAAAATCAGTAACCAGTGAGTATTTTTGTTCAATTTGTGTTCGCAACATTATTTCGATATTTCTAGTCTTGAGATAAGGCCACACGTTTGTGGTTAGGCTACAGTGTTATTGCATGTTCCTGCCAGAAACAAAACATTTCTCAGCTTTTCCgtttattgggggggggggggttgtgttagCTTTTCAAAAGCTTTCAGCAACACAACAtctgtttcctttcaaatagtcTCTGTCAGTTACTCTGACCTTATAAATCATATTAGATCACTTTTAGCGCATGGGCATAGGCACAacccactggggaaccaggcccACCCAATAAAATAGAGAAGTTATGTTCCAAATAGGACGTTATGTGTTTTCAATTAAACATGCAAACACCATCAGATAGAATTCATAGCAACCAGTGCACTGCGTTAGTCAGATTTAATGAAATATAACATGACACATGAACTTGACAGGAATTCACTAATAAAAACTAACTGAAAGCCACACCCCCAATAAACCACTCGAATAGGACTGCATTTAGGCATATGTCAATGCATTCTTCATTTAGCAAACAAGACCGCTCATAATCCAGTGCCTTTATCACAGTCAACAACACACCTATATCCACATTTCTGCAggcccacccaccaacacatttCTGGCTATTTCTGGCTAAATAACAAAAAGTTATTTGACCGTCTTCATAAAGTCCCTGAGCCTTTATCAAACGAATGGATGTTTGGTCCAGGATGTACAGTTCAGTTGAAGTGAGTTTCACTGCCAAGCACTGTAGGAAGCCTTCCCAGTTACCTTTCACCTACTTAGCCTCCACCACGGACATGAGAGGGTTAACTCCTTTTCTTTGTGGTCTGGCCCCAGCTCATGAATTGCCTACTTGCTCCCCAGCAGTTAAATCTGGGCCTTGGGAATTACCATATAATGTAGGCATTCTCTGTGGTGAACTTTCCCCTAATTCTCACACTGCTCCTGCCTCACGGCAGGCCTAAAGAGGAGCACTCCAGGCCAAATTATACAGCACGTTCCCCCTGACTTCCAACACATTGCCAATGACTTCACACAACCGCAATGGGCTTCATTCTATCCCAGCCACATGATTAAGCCGACTCAGAACACTGTCGCAGAAAAAAGCTCTCGCTGTACTTTGATGGATGCGTTTTCTAATAAGCGCTAATATCTACAATCGACACGGAGTGTGTTAATAAGTGCTTCAGTAAATGAAGTACAATCAGTTATTTTTCTTTATGGAGGAAGCAAGACAATGTTTATTCCCAAACTGCATATAATTCAGCCAAATTCTTAACTCTGCAAATGAATATGCAATGTAACATTGAGTTGTTTAATTAAAACCACTGATTTATCTAAATCCCTTTTCTTATCGTATGGGAAATAATGGTAACTTGTGTCATTGCTATATTACGGTCAAGTCACCCCGTAACACATGATCAACAACAAAGAAATCGATGTCAGTGTCAATCACAGGTGACAGGTTTAATACTCATCGCTGCATCCTTTATTAGAAGGTCGGCTAGACCTCTTAATTCCCGTGGATCACGTCACTTCTCCCTTTTTGTTGACAAAGCTCTTGTGCACAAACTTGCAACATTATCTCACTTCTCTGTTAAAGTAGTAAAATACTGGGCACCAAACTCGttcacagggttggttaactcGAGGTCCTTCGTGTCTCTATCAACCGAGGTAGAACAGCCTTTAGTTAAGGCGAACCATTCAATCTTCAAACCTTGGTGGCGAGGCGGCAGTTTAGAACACTGAAGAGGGTTGAATTCCCTTAGGTTTTGCTTTGATTGTGgtgttttatttgttttgttgAGATGTGGTGTGTCGGTATCTGctgtgtcctgtagttcatttttTTGCTGTTTTATATTGTAAGTTGTTTTTCTCAATTGGTTCCCCTGaatacacactgaacaaaaacatttaaaaactcaacatgtaaagtttagattttttttaaatcccagaaATGTACCATTTGCACAAATAGCATCTcttaaatgttgtgcacaaatttgtttacatcccggttagtgaacatttctcctttgccaaaataatccatctacctgacatgtgtggcatatcaagaagctgattaaacagcatgatccttacacaggtgcaccttgtgctggggacaagaaAATACCAcaatttgtcacacaacacagtgccacagatgtcgtgaaattggcatgctgactggagctgcctccaatgtaattttagagaacttggcagtacatccaaccggcctgaCAACagaagaccacgtgtaaccatgctagcccaggacctccacattcagcttcttcacctgcggggtcgtctgagggtgtgtgtgtgtggggagggggggatTCAAACTCATTGTGAGGAACAAACTCATTGTGATTagctgggcctggctgccaagtagGTGGGCCgatgccctccaaggcccacccattGTTGCACCagtgcccagtcatgtgaaattaatagatttgggcctaatacatttatttcaattcactgatttccttatatgaactgtaactcagtcaaatctgaaattgttgcatttatatttttgtttagtatacatatattttttaatcagcCTGTATGGCTTTCCTATCTTGTTTGATGTGAACCACATTCTTTGTTACATCATGATGTGTTCAAAGTGCGTCAATCTATCCCTTGTCATACAGCTGTCTGATTGTCAATTTCTAGTGTACTGACAAGTCTGAACCCCTTTCTGGGTATGGAATGATAGAAACATTATAGATACAGTAGCTTTCTGTTTAACATCCTTATGATCATCAATACATCCTAATGTGTTTGCACAAAAAGCTGTCTTTATCATACAGCAATGTGCAAGGGTTTGCCCGAAAATCTCAATTCTTTACTGTATTCTAAGGGTACTGATGGAAACCAGCTTCATTGTTACATCATGTGCTCCCCTCCCAGTCCTCCTCTAGACAAGAGTGGGGAAGAAACCAGAGAGCAGATCTCCCCCCTCTGCTCAGCCAGCCAATCAGATCAGCCAGCTGGCTGGAGTTGAAGGGCTCTGAAAGTATAAAACTGAAGTGCTCCTCACAGAGAAGTAGGAGCTTGAGATCTAGTAACCAACTGGAAAGGGAAGGGTGCACACTTTGCGTGCCTCTGCAAACCACCGGAGGATAAAACCAACCAAAGAAACCGAGTCAACGAACTAACAAACAAAGGAAAGCAAGCGACAATGAAGACAACACTAGTAACTGTGACTCTGTGCCTGGTCATTCTGATGGCCACCGGCAACCCCttcgagaggagaggaggcttgGCCGCTGGCGGGAAGGAGAAGAGGGTGCAATATGCGGCGTGGGACGATGTGAACGTGATCGCCCACGGCCTGCTCCAGCTGGGTCAGGGGCTCAAGGAGCATGTGGACAAGACCAAGGGCCAGATGAGGGATATCACTGCCAAGCTGAAGGCCTTCAACGGTACCGTGGCCGACCTGGGCAAGGAGGGTCAGAGGCTGCAGGCGGAGGGCGATGCACTGAAGGCCCGGGCCCGGGGGCTGGAGGACAGGGAAGTCCAGGTACTCAACGTGACGGCCGAgctgagggagaggacagaggagatgcagcaggagaggaagagggtggaTGAGCGGATGAACAAGCTGGAGGAGAAGGTGGATGGCATGCTGCAGGGAGAGGGGCTGCCCGACATGAATGCAGGCAACTACAGCGATGCCCGCATCATTCAGGTAAGGTGGGAATCCAAGACTATTTGGGGATACTTTgtttttctgtttgaaaaagctataaTACAAATTGCGCATTTGATGTGAAAGGAGAGCAAACGACCTGAGAAAGTTACTACTGACAAGACAGACTGAGCTGATTTGCTGCATATCTCCCCCTTCTGTAAGCTTACTTCTCTGCAGTTGCCATTGTATCCAATCATTTCAATTGTATGAAGGCATtaccaattattatttttttacagtaAACAGCCTGGCCTATTCATTCACTGTGCTACATGACAAAACATCACAGAAAAATAGATGAATTGATTAACATCAAGTCATGCTTAATACAGTAAGTTACTAGTAATATACATCAGTCCTGCATAATAGTTTGACAAATTGCCTATTCGCTACCACTACCCATCTTCAGAAAAACAAGTGGAGGGGGGCCGTGTGATGCACTTTGATGGACAAGAACATATGGTCTGGCGTTATTTCCATTGACCCAAAGATATTCAGATTACAGTAAAGAAAGATCTCCAGCAAACCCTTGAGTCACTGGGACTGTACAGAAGGCACGCCAGTGGGTGTGTTACTATTGTGCTGAAGAGCTTGGActatgtgcagagagagaacgCAAAATCTTGCCAGACAAAAGGAACTGCACGCCTAATTTTAAAACCGTGATATTTGGAACATGGTCCAATTTAGGAAAATGTCACGCTTGATTTTATAAATGGTTTACAGCTGCAATAGCACCTGAACTCGAAATAATTTATTGTTATGGCCATTTTGGTGGGAGGGATGGAAAACCCCGAGTTATGTAACCAAACCACCCGGTTGGAAAATACAAATACCAGCGTTGATTTTGGACATGTGCTCCGAAGGATATGAGTTGTGTTTTCTGGATATAGTCTAGTAGGTCAATGTGGGCTAGTCATGTTATAAGTAACCTAGGCTACTTACAATTACGTCACAGGAGAAAGACTTACAGGGTACCCTTTCTGTTTTCTTTCAGTGGATGCTGGAAGCTCAGAATAAACGTATTGATGACCTGGTCAACAGAATCCGACTCCAGCAAGATAAACTTGACAAGCAGAACGTGCGCATCAGAACCCTGCAAAACCAGGTGTGGAACACAAGTCCATTTTAAAATGTATCATGATTTATGCGATTGTTTTGTATGAATTATTTAAAGCTTTGTTTTCTTGCTCCCTCAGATTCAGCTAACAAAAGAGAGACCAGCATTCAGGCGTAAACCAGAGGAGGCCGTTCACAATGGTAGCATTGAGCAGCGCGACTCACCCATCGGTAAGTAAAACCAAGCTTCCTGTCGAATCCGTTGACTCAATTTACTTTTAAGACACCCAGACAAACACTGACCTCCCGTCCCATGCCATCTGCTTAGGGACAGTAAGATGCTTAAAACGTCAACTTTAACTGGAGTTGTTCCTACATTACTTGAAGTATAGGCTTATTAGCTTTAATCATCAGATTATTGTATGCACGCATTTTACTGCCCAAAGCTCACGAGAAATTGTGCACAGATGATTGATTACTTGTCTGATGGAATCCCAATCTGATGAATCCCAGTCGGAGCTTGTTTTTTCGcaagtttccagttgtcttgaacgcactgaagccATAATTCGGAGATGTCTgatttcccagttgttttgaacgcgacaTTAGGGACATTTTTCCAtgtaaattcaacaacaaaaaatgtgatgtgatgacgttgaatcaatgtggaaaactgattggatttgcaaaaagtaatcaacATAGTGACATTTTGTATTTTTGTCACCCAaattttaacctaaatccaatgattatttggttgatttcatgttgaattaATGTTAGTTGACGACTCAAAACAaatgaactgacatctgtgcccattGGGTGTTTTTCATTAGGTTCACAGAAAATAGCATGTATTCACAGTCAGGAAGTGTACATTAAGTGAGGCTACTCCCCGTCTTACTCAATACTGCAGTGCAGTACTTGTAAAAGTGATCATGAGCTCCTCCACCTACAGTACACCCTACGTCAGGCAGCTGTTCCCATCTGAAATGTACTACAGCGGCCTACTCATCACGTGGGCTTTCATCAGGGCGGTATAGAGTTGGCTCATGGTTTCTGGCAATGGAACAAGGATTTAGGGCTAACTCGTGGCAAGTTCCTGTTTAGTCCTCAGAGGGGTGGTCACACTAAAAATCCAGCATGAAGGGATATGAATGAATCAATAGGAAATTAGAAGAGTTTATAATCCCTCTGAATGATCCCTATGCAAACCATGCCACTTCATGGATGTTGGTCAGATCTGCGATTGACCGACTCGAGTTAATTGAAGAAGAAAGTACCATTGTTATACAATTTCAATATATTCCCTGTTAAAAACAAGTAATGTATCGCTCTCTCTCAATCACAAGCAACATCATTCGTGGTTATATCAAAATATTTCCCACTGTCTGATAGCCACTAAATGAAGTAGTTGAAAAGTGAACCCGGAGCTTGGAGATGCAGTCGCTCAGGCGAACACAATGAGTCCTCTCACAGCAAGTTCTGACAGCAGGATTTTTAGGAATGTTATAAAAGAAACAAGTCCTCTGGCTGCACTTCCATTGAGGGAGAGTTCAGCAGTCTCGGACAGTGTTATCTCAGGGTCACAATAGACCCCGATCACTGAGGGAT contains these protein-coding regions:
- the angptl4 gene encoding angiopoietin-related protein 4, which codes for MKTTLVTVTLCLVILMATGNPFERRGGLAAGGKEKRVQYAAWDDVNVIAHGLLQLGQGLKEHVDKTKGQMRDITAKLKAFNGTVADLGKEGQRLQAEGDALKARARGLEDREVQVLNVTAELRERTEEMQQERKRVDERMNKLEEKVDGMLQGEGLPDMNAGNYSDARIIQWMLEAQNKRIDDLVNRIRLQQDKLDKQNVRIRTLQNQIQLTKERPAFRRKPEEAVHNGSIEQRDSPIEMASDCHELFLKGETASGVYTIQPLNYQSFEVCCEMTAEGGWTVIQRRQNGSVDFDQLWLAYQSGFGSLSGEFWLGLEKMHAVAKDMDYTLKVKFSDWMDDSETVQYPIRLGGEESHYALHIQETSIGNLESSLATEASGLPFSTRDQDNDQKSDTNCAKHLSGGWWFSNCGRSNLNGRYFMSPPPKQRHQRKQGVFWKTWRGRYYPLKTTVMMIAPIAIENKS